In one Capricornis sumatraensis isolate serow.1 chromosome 1, serow.2, whole genome shotgun sequence genomic region, the following are encoded:
- the ARRDC1 gene encoding arrestin domain-containing protein 1 isoform X1, producing the protein MGRVQLFEVRLNHGRVVYSPGEPLVGAVRVRLAAPLPFRAIRVTCTGSCRVSNKANDSAWAVEESYFNSALSLADKGSLPAGEHSFPFQFLLPATAPTSFEGPFGKIVHQVRATIDTPRFSKDHQCSRVFYILSPLNLNSIPDIEQPNVASTTKKFSYKLVKTGSVVLTASTDLRGYVVGQVLRLQADIENQSGKDTSPVVASLLQKVSYKAKRWIYDVRTIAEVEGAGVKAWRRAQWQEQVLVPALPQSALPGCSLIHVDYYLQVSLKQPEAVVTLPVFIGNIAVNHVPLSPRPGPGLVVPSAPPQEEAEAVASGPHFFSDPVSLSTKSHSQQQQPHAALGSVPHGAPEPRPQDGSPAPHPLPPPLCISTGATVPYFAEGSGGPVPTSSTLILPPEYSSWGYPYGEWGPGAWWGGSAPGPVQTWLSPCRGPAVL; encoded by the exons ATGGGGCGGGTGCAGCTCTTCGAGGTCCGCCTGAACCACGGCCGCGTCGTCTACAGCCCGGGGGAGCCGCTGGTGGGGGCCGTGCGCGTGCGCCTGGCGGCGCCGCTGCCCTTCCGAG CCATCCGCGTGACCTGCACGGGGTCCTGCAGGGTCTCCAACAAGGCCAACGACTCGGCCTGGGCGGTGGAGGAGAGCTACTTCAACAGCGCCCTGTCTCTGGCCGACAAGG GGAGCCTGCCTGCTGGAGAGCACAGCTTCCCCTTCCAGTTCCTGCTTCCTG CCACGGCTCCCACGTCCTTTGAGGGCCCTTTCGGGAAGATTGTACACCAGGTGCGGGCCACCATCGACACACCACGTTTTTCCAAGGATCACCAGTGCAGCCGCGTGTTCTACATCTTGAGTCCCCTGAATCTGAACAGCATCCCAGACATCGAG CAACCCAATGTGGCCTCCACCACCAAGAAGTTCTCCTACAAGCTGGTGAAGACGGGCAGCGTGGTCCTCACGGCCAGCACCGACCTCCGAGGCTACGTGGTAGGGCAGGTGCTGCGGCTGCAGGCAGACATTGAGAACCAGTCCGGCAAGGACACCAGCCCGGTGGTGGCCAGTCTGCTGCAG AAAGTGTCCTACAAGGCCAAGCGCTGGATTTACGACGTGCGGACCATCGCCGAGGTGGAGGGGGCCGGCGTCAAGGCCTGGCGGCGGGCTCAGTGGCAGGAGCAGGTTCTGGTGCCCGCCCTGCCCCAGTCCGCCCTGCCGGGCTGCAGCCTTATCCACGTGGACTACTATCTGCAG GTCTCCCTGAAACAACCGGAAGCTGTCGTGACGCTCCCGGTCTTCATCGGGAACATCGCTGTGAACCACGTCCCACTGAGCCCCCGGCCAGGCCCCGGCCTGGTGGTACCCTCGGCGCCGCCCCAGGAGGAGGCGGAGGCTGTGGCCAGTGGCCCTCACTTCTTCTCGgatcctgtctctctctccaccaAGAGCCactcccagcagcagcagccacatgcAGCCCTTGGCTCTGTGCCCCACGGTGCCCCAGAACCCCGTCCTCAGGATGGCAGCCCTGCTCCGCACCCTCTGCCACCTCCCTTGTGCATCTCCACAGGTGCCACTGTGCCCTACTTTGCAGAGGGTTCTGGAGGTCCGGTGCCCACCTCCAGCACCCTGATCCTCCCCCCGGAGTATAGCTCGTGGGGCTACCCCTATGGTGAgtgggggcctggggcctggtggGGAGGGAGTGCCCCGGGCCCTGTGCAGACCTGGCTGTCTCCCTGCAGAGGCCCCGCCGTCCTATGA
- the ARRDC1 gene encoding arrestin domain-containing protein 1 isoform X2, translated as MGRVQLFEVRLNHGRVVYSPGEPLVGAVRVRLAAPLPFRAIRVTCTGSCRVSNKANDSAWAVEESYFNSALSLADKGSLPAGEHSFPFQFLLPATAPTSFEGPFGKIVHQVRATIDTPRFSKDHQCSRVFYILSPLNLNSIPDIEQPNVASTTKKFSYKLVKTGSVVLTASTDLRGYVVGQVLRLQADIENQSGKDTSPVVASLLQKVSYKAKRWIYDVRTIAEVEGAGVKAWRRAQWQEQVLVPALPQSALPGCSLIHVDYYLQVSLKQPEAVVTLPVFIGNIAVNHVPLSPRPGPGLVVPSAPPQEEAEAVASGPHFFSDPVSLSTKSHSQQQQPHAALGSVPHGAPEPRPQDGSPAPHPLPPPLCISTGATVPYFAEGSGGPVPTSSTLILPPEYSSWGYPYEAPPSYEQSCGGVDPGLTPGS; from the exons ATGGGGCGGGTGCAGCTCTTCGAGGTCCGCCTGAACCACGGCCGCGTCGTCTACAGCCCGGGGGAGCCGCTGGTGGGGGCCGTGCGCGTGCGCCTGGCGGCGCCGCTGCCCTTCCGAG CCATCCGCGTGACCTGCACGGGGTCCTGCAGGGTCTCCAACAAGGCCAACGACTCGGCCTGGGCGGTGGAGGAGAGCTACTTCAACAGCGCCCTGTCTCTGGCCGACAAGG GGAGCCTGCCTGCTGGAGAGCACAGCTTCCCCTTCCAGTTCCTGCTTCCTG CCACGGCTCCCACGTCCTTTGAGGGCCCTTTCGGGAAGATTGTACACCAGGTGCGGGCCACCATCGACACACCACGTTTTTCCAAGGATCACCAGTGCAGCCGCGTGTTCTACATCTTGAGTCCCCTGAATCTGAACAGCATCCCAGACATCGAG CAACCCAATGTGGCCTCCACCACCAAGAAGTTCTCCTACAAGCTGGTGAAGACGGGCAGCGTGGTCCTCACGGCCAGCACCGACCTCCGAGGCTACGTGGTAGGGCAGGTGCTGCGGCTGCAGGCAGACATTGAGAACCAGTCCGGCAAGGACACCAGCCCGGTGGTGGCCAGTCTGCTGCAG AAAGTGTCCTACAAGGCCAAGCGCTGGATTTACGACGTGCGGACCATCGCCGAGGTGGAGGGGGCCGGCGTCAAGGCCTGGCGGCGGGCTCAGTGGCAGGAGCAGGTTCTGGTGCCCGCCCTGCCCCAGTCCGCCCTGCCGGGCTGCAGCCTTATCCACGTGGACTACTATCTGCAG GTCTCCCTGAAACAACCGGAAGCTGTCGTGACGCTCCCGGTCTTCATCGGGAACATCGCTGTGAACCACGTCCCACTGAGCCCCCGGCCAGGCCCCGGCCTGGTGGTACCCTCGGCGCCGCCCCAGGAGGAGGCGGAGGCTGTGGCCAGTGGCCCTCACTTCTTCTCGgatcctgtctctctctccaccaAGAGCCactcccagcagcagcagccacatgcAGCCCTTGGCTCTGTGCCCCACGGTGCCCCAGAACCCCGTCCTCAGGATGGCAGCCCTGCTCCGCACCCTCTGCCACCTCCCTTGTGCATCTCCACAGGTGCCACTGTGCCCTACTTTGCAGAGGGTTCTGGAGGTCCGGTGCCCACCTCCAGCACCCTGATCCTCCCCCCGGAGTATAGCTCGTGGGGCTACCCCTATG AGGCCCCGCCGTCCTATGAGCAGAGCTGTGGTGGTGTGGACCCCGGCTTGACCCCGGGGAGCTGA